DNA sequence from the Oncorhynchus keta strain PuntledgeMale-10-30-2019 chromosome 1, Oket_V2, whole genome shotgun sequence genome:
caaGCACCCACACCGGTCATTCCCAGACAGAAATAGAGCAGTGTTGCAGTTCACAAGAGGCAGCGAACTATAAACAGCACGGTACTGATGAGTCATGTGCAGTACAGACCAACAGTACCATGCTCTTGATGAGTTCTGAGATGGCCAGCTATTTACACAAGACTAACCTGCACTGAGCTGCTCTACCACACACAAAATAATGGAGAAGGGAAAGACGGCGATACTTACTGCTCTCCAGCAGGATGCCAGGGAGAGGTTTACCTTTGAATATGGAGGCTGCTCATCCAAAGGGTGAAgggaaaggaaagaaagagagcagaggaaagtTACTGTTACAGTCCACtacagggaaggagaggagaaggaagacaaaTGGAAAAGGAGCTGTATCCTGTATCACACAGGGTGCTCACCATCACCTGTCTCCACCAAGCTGCTACTGTAAAGTGGCCACAGGCCCACTATTTGGAGTCACCACTAAACCCTGAAATACTGGCCAATTTGAAATCTTCACAAAATCAAATCTGGTCTctaatgagctgaaataaggaCCCATGTTCTGAACATGTCTCTAGTCAGTAGCACCCTCCTGTTCTGTCCAGTGGATCTCACCTCGATCTCTGGCCTTGTCGCTCAGCAGCACCTCCACCTCCCTGTACTCCTTAAGAGCCTCCAACAGGATGTTTCCCTCCTTGTAGAACAGGAAGAGCAGGGGCAAGGTGACGTCGTCCGTGTTGCGTCCATCGCCGGCCATCTGGAAGAGGGGAGCTGTGTCACTGCTGCTGCCCTCGTTGTCATCTGttggggagaaggagggggtagTTAGCAGGGTAAAAGAGGACCCTATAAATGGTAATACGTCAGTTTATTAAAAAGGTTATATACATAATGAAAGTGTTATGAACATGTATAAATGTCAGAAGTATGATGAGAGTTAGTGAAGCCTTCTTGAAGTAGATTTGTTTAAATTAAGATCCTGTGTTAGTTGGTCTCCTCACCGATGACGATGCCTCCGATGGCCCCAGCCTTCATAATGTGTCTTGCCTTCTCAGCGAACATACACTGCCCCCGTTGCAACAAAGCGATGCGGCCCTGTACAAAGGCAGCATTGCTCAGCTCCGCACAGCCACTGTAGGGCTCAGCCACTGTCACAAACCCACGCacctacagacagacaaagagagtaCATGTTCAAACGTCACTCGGAACACTGAGAACAGAGAACGTCTGGGGGCAAGACAgtataaacaaacaagcagacaGGCGCCCATCCATTGGAAATTGGcacactgaaacacactcacCCCAGGGATGCTCTTGGAAAGATCTGTGCCAAACTGTGCTGGGCCAGCGGTCAGCACCACTCTGCCgaagaaggggtgggagatgatcTGTACGGCGCGCGGCGGGAGCTGCTCCTTCTGCTGCTGGCTGGACAGCTCCATCATCTCCTGCATGAAGCGCATCCCGTCCTCTGCTGCCACAGCACTGACCGCCTAGAGTGAGGAAGtaacgggagagagagggacggagagggagttagagaggagagggcagtaGATGGGGAGAGACTGAATAAGACTCATATGGGGGGGTTTGGCAGTTATCTTATGACACCATTCAAATTGATAGCAAAAACATGTCTCCCAGCTTGTATTGGGCATGATTATTTACCTGTGTAGCGTGTTGGACTAGCTGCACTCTGCCGTCCTTCAGGTGTATAAGGCTGACTCCCATCCTCCTCAGCAGCTCCAGGTGATCAGGGTTGTTGGCCATGAAGTCCTGAGCCCTCAGAGGGGGGCGACCCATCCCTGGCTCACTGGACGAGAAGGTGGAGGGCATTAATGTTCACATTCAGTATGGTTGTGACAAGAATAATATTCTGCCATATTTCAGTACAAAAAGCACTTAACATGATTCCTCACGATAGGCATAATGTCCCTTACCGGTGAAGGGCAGGGCGGGGACAGCTCTTGTCCACAGCACTTCTGATTGGATCTCGGAGGTTCCGAGGAAAGGCAGGATCAGGGAAAAGGAGGCGTGTGTTGGGGCAGGTCCAATCAAAGTTGGAGTCATCCAGCTCTTCCTCTGACTAAGACAGGTGGGAGAGAACAAACATGACCAACTCGATCATCTGAATATTATTAGAAGTAGTATCATTAGAACTATAGTTGGTTACAGCATGTGATTTTACTATACCCACCCAAAGAGATTTGACAGATGCAGACAGATGAGGCAGAGATGCAGCCTGTTCCGTGGAGTTGGCTGGAGGAGAGGGGGCGTGAGGGGCAGTggacagggacaggggcaggAGGTGAGCCTCGGTGGTGAAGATGTAGTCCTCAACATTAAACGGCAGATCTTCCTCCTCTGCAAACAGCAGGAACAGGTACTTGAACATCTCCGCCAGGAAGAAGGAGTCCATTCTGAGAGGAAGCAGGCCAAATTTGGAGCAGCAGGGTAGACACCACATAAACCAGTTTGATTTAACTACCTGCCTGGCACACTGTTGCTCAGCCACTTAAACCATCCACCTCTGTTTCCCACCCATCATTAAATGTCAGTCAGACCCTACCCGTCCCTTGGCTATTCCCCTGGATCAGGGCTCTCACCGGTCCTCGTGGCTCCCGGTGCGAACGTCCTTCATGGCAGCAAAGCCGCAGGGGACCCGGGCAAAGCGGTTCAGGTTGTCCAGCACCGTGCGGCCTACCTCTAGGTAGTAGGGGTCTTTGGTGGCCTAGAGAGGGAACAGTGGGACCAGGGTTAGACACTGTACAACTGGATTAGGCAATAACAAAGGCCACTGAGATcaaaatgtacagtgcattcggaaagtattcagacctcttcatgtttccacattttgttacagccttattctaaaatggatttgaaaaaaaatgtaaaaaaatcctCAACctacatgagagccagtttcatcataatgacaaagcgaatacatgattttagacatttttgcaaatgtattataaataagaaaacggaaatatcacatttacttaagtattcagaccctttactatgtactttgttgaagcacctttggcagcgattacagcctcgagtcttctttggtatgacgctacaagcctgacacacctgtatttggggagtttctcccattcttctctgcagatcctcacaagCTCTATAAGGTTGgctggggagcgttgctgcacagctattttcagatctttCCGGAGATGTACGATCGGAATCaggatctggctgggccactcaaggatattcagagaattgtcctgaagccactccctgcgttgtcttggctgtgtgcttcgggtcattgtcctgttggaagttgaacctttgCCTCAGTCGGAGGTtctgttctggagcaggttttcatcaaggatctctctgtactttgctccattcatctctccctcaaccctgactagtctcccagttcctgccactgaaaaacattcccacggcatgctgctgccaccaccatgcttcaaaatatggatggtgccaggtttcctccagacgtgactcttggcattcaggccaaagagttcaatcctgctttcatcagaccagagaatcttgtttctcatggtctgagtctcctttaggtgccttttggcaaaactccaagtggactgtcatgtgccttttactgaggagtggcttccgtctggccattctaccgtAAGGGCTTAATTGGtagagttctgcagagatggtagaaccttccagaaggacaaccatctccacagaggaaccctggagctctgtcagagtgaccatcaggttcttggtcacctccctgaccaaggcctttctcccatgattgctcagtttggctgggtggccaactctaggaagtgtcttggtggttccaaacttcttccatttaagaatgggaAACGGAAAGAGGGATacatagtcagttgtacaactgaagcccttcaactgaaatgtgtcttccgcatttaacccatcccctcaatcagagaggtgtggggggctgccttaaatcgACATACAtttctcaggggcagaacaacattttttttaccttgtcagcttggttattcgatccagcaaccttcgatggaggccactgtgttcttggggaccttcaatgctgcagaaatgttttggtaaacttccccagatctgtgcttcgacacaatcccgtctcagaactctacggacaattacttTGACTTCATGGCctggtgtttgctctgacatgcactgtcaactgtgggaccttatatagacaagtgggtgcctttccaaataatgtccaatcaattgaatttaccgcaggttgactccaatcaagttgaagaaaccacGCAAGGGTGAACATTGGAAACAGggtgatcattggaaacaggatgcacctgagctcaattgagtctcataacaaagggtctgaatagttatatAAATAAGCATTGTTGTTTTTTTCAATACACttgcaaaaaatgtctaaaaacctgttttcacattATCATTGTGGGGTATGATgtgaagattgatgaggattaaaatatatatatatttttgaaaaatccattttagattaaggctgtaacatatcaaaatgtggaaaaagtcaaggggtctgaaaattCTGACTACTGTATGTTCATGGATCCATGTCAACTTCTAGACTGCATATCTGCATAGTTCTTACCTTGTACAGGAAATAGGTGCTCTCTGCAAACTCAGGTCTAAGTGGATGCTGAGCCCAGTGTACCCTGAAATCAGTGGTGAACGCCTAGAGAACAAAGAGGGGTGTTAAAGGCTACAGCCTGAGTGAGAGAAAAAGGATGGAGAGGAAGCAACAAAAAAATTGAGCTAACCTCTGGGAGGAAGTTGTGTTTCTTGGTGACTTGATACAGCATCTCATGGGTCTCAATGGCCGGTCCGATATCTCCCTTCAACACCTGGGGGATTCATTAACAAGGTTAGGAGGAAAATACATGTTTACAGTTGTCTCCATAATCTCAGCAATATCTTTATGTACTAAAACCCCTGCTTAGGCAGCTGGTCTGTTAGTGACGCCAGGCTGAGTGTCTCACCTGCAGCCCGGGGAAAAAGGCCAGGAGGGAGTCCATCCAGGTGCGAGCAGGCAGCAGAGGCTTGTGGATGTGAACATccagcaggagaggaggctggCTGATGTACTTCATTATAGACGCATAGTGCTGGAAACACAAATAATGAGAAAATATGACAAGCTGAGGATGAGAATGGAGCATAATTTCTGTATATTGAATTCCATCATAATAAAGGCATAATAGCATTCCATGAGTTCGGTTGGAGAATGGTTACAGAGTGTGATGTCACTCACAATGTTGAAGCGCTGCAGAAAGAGGTCATCTCCCAGGAGAATGTAGGCTTTCAGCAGGTACTCATAATACGAGTCGATCCCTGCTCCAACTCCGCTGTCTGGAACAATACAACAGTGTACCGTTTCATACCTCAGAAACACTAATGGCCTATTTCTACAAGTACAGAACATCAGTGCCTACCCCCTTGCCCATTCACTTCTACCACATCCAATAAACTGTCCTTCGTGGGAAGAATCCATGTAAATCCTCCTTTATCATACTAGTTATGGCCTGGGACGGGTTCTCTCCCTCACCCCTGCGGACCCACTCTCCTGAGTGGATGTTGATGGTTGTTCCCACTAGGTTGctgttcctctgtctcttctcccacAGGAAGTTTAGGGCTCTCCGTGCATGGACCTGTGTTTGATGAAATTAAttgtaaaattattattattatttttcaaatCTATTTAGCAAAATATTTCATGCAAACTTAGGCATGCATGGATAAAAACAACGTAACACGGGTGGCCCTGGGACTAAAAACCCACAATCCTGACGTGGCAAGAGccttgctctaccaactgaactacagaaGACCATGAATCAATATCATTCAGACACACTGGGATCTCCGAGAGTCAACAAGCTGGACTAACCCTTTAAGGTCTAGCACCGCTGCAGTCTAGTCATGCATCCGCTGTGATCTGAACACACATTTTAAAAAGTAAGAGACAAATGTCTTATACCTCAAACACAGGGTCCCCAGTGAAGCGACTCAAGGCAGCGAACTCCAGAATAATGGTACCAGCACAAGCTGTGCAGGTGTCAGTCTCTGTGCCCGTCCGAGACTCAGGACCCCTGACACCATGCTTCAAGTTTACCTGTTGAGTGAAATTATAAGGCTCAATATAGATGTCATAGACTGAAATACACCGCTGTGTCCAAGTCATTGTCCACGTGAACTACACAGCCATAGAAAACTCTGCCTCTGAAAACTATGGCAGCTGCAAGCAGAGCACTGAAGCAGAAAATTAAATGATGCAGTCATAATCTGAGGGCTGCTGTACTCTTACCCGCTAGCTGACGGCATCCTTTTAGCTAATGTGCTTGCCAAAAGTTGCCCTCTAACCTTATGGGTGTATGTACAtgcttgtgtgggtgtgtgtgtgacatattATGGTAAAAACACAACAGCCAAGACCTTATGTTAAGTCTATGTATAGGCTGCATGTATAGTCAGAGCTCACCCTGGGGTAAGGCAGGCCACTGCTGGTGTTGAAGGCAGGCAGGAGTCTGAGACCCAGGTCTTTGGCCATGTGGAGCAGCTCATCCTGGTACCACTGCATGTAATGCCCTGCATCCTTCAGCATCACAGCCATGGAGTGGCCCCCTAGCAGCCCCCTGAAAACATAAGGAAAGTCACAATAGTCACAAACACACGCAAGTGAACATGATGTCCAGCCAGTCAACTGGCTTTTGTTTTTTCTTACCCCAGCACACGGATGTTCGTCTCAAAGACAGACACCACAACGTCATTGTCGAGTCGCACATCTTTCAGCACTCTCCTCACTGCTGCTTCAAACTCTGTTGTCTTGTTTAAGAGCTGGAAGTAAATACGGGAGgaaatcaattcaaatcaaagAATCCCTAAAAACAGAGACTGAACAAAACGAACAAGGCAGTTTACTGGTCGGTGATACAAACTAAAGAGATTTTACTCACCACTAGAGTGTCCAGGGTGTCGATGAGGGTGAGAGAGAACCTtaaaaacacacagagacaattCAATCAAATCATGGCGAGAAGATATCAACATAGAGACTCAAGAGTATTCCAGTGCCAACAGGACTGTTTCTCCCGTTACCACATCCTACTCAGGCctgaaggcaggcaggcaggcagacaggcccTTACATCCCCAGTGCGTCATCCACGTCTCCCCGACTGGGCTCCAGCCCACGCACCCTCCCCCGACACGTCAGAGGCATCAGCTCATCTGCTGGGTACGCATGGTCCTGGAGAACACAACCAATAAGGATCAATAGTAGTGTGTAAATGTTGAACATATGTCAGACAATACTTGACATACAGTAGGCATAAATAAGGTTCAAGTAGTTTCCTTGCAAAACACTCTACCACACCAAAATCAATACATTCATATCTGTTCCTGGCAAATAAAGCAGAAATGTAAAACACTTGCCAAGCACTAATTTAATCtgaaaggacccatgagcaccaacatgagaagttcataggagcatgtcaaTGGAAAGCTAagtctacataggcatacagtgcattcggatagtattcagaccccttgactttttccacattttgttatgttacagccttattctaaaatggttgaAATTATTTTTCCTCATCTACACATATTACATGGTAAcagccataataacaaagcaaaatcAAAAAAGATaaatttttgcaaatgcattgttttttaaatacaaaaacagtgtattcagaccatttactcagtacttccgatcaggttcaagtccgggctctggctgggccactcaaggacattcagagacttgtcctaaagccactcctgtgttgtcttagctgtgtgcttcgggtcattgtcctgttggaaggttaaccttttcccccagtctgaggtcctgagcactctggagcaggttttccgcAAGGATCTCTTTACTtgctcgatcctgactagtctcccagtctctgccaacgaaaaacatccccacagcaggatgctaccaccatgcttcacggtagggatggtgccaggtttcctccagacataacgCTTCGctttcaggccaaatagttcaatcttggtttcatcagaccagagaatcttgtttctcacggtcCAAGAGTcttttaggtgtcttttggcaaactccaagcgggcagtcatgtgccttttaccaaggagtggcttccgtctggccactaacacaaaggcctgattggtggtgtgctgcagagatggttgtccttctggatggttctcccatcttcacagaggtactctagagctctgtcagagtaaccatcgggttcttggtgacctccctgaccaaggtagttctcccccgattgctcagtttgaccgggcggccagctctaggtagaatcttggtggttccaaacttcttccatttaagaatgatggaggccactgtgttcttggggaccttcaatgttgcagaaatgttttggtacctttcccaacatctgtgcctccacacaatccagtctcggagctctacggacaatttcttcgacctcattgcgtgtcagagcaaaaaccaagccctgtcaactgtgggaccttatatagacaggtgtgtgcctttccaaatcatgtctaatcaattgaatttaccacaggttgactccaatcaagttgtaaaaacatcaaggatgatcaatggaaacaggattcaccggAGCGCAATTTCAAGTCTCGTTTCCAACGTTtccaaagaattcaggctgtttgAGGCAAAGGGAGGGTctgacccggtactagatggatgtacctaataaactgtcaaCTGAGTGTATATTTATATTCAGGACTCTGGTCCAGAAGCTAATTTCCAGAAATTCTATACATTCTTCCATAGGGTTTTGTACTGTGTAATTAAATACTGTTTGTAAACAGATCATTCTAATATTGCTACTACTGTACATTGCATTTTAGTTACACTGTTTATACACTGCATATTCATTTATATACTGGAATCTTAACATAGCTCACTAATATAGCTACTGCTGTACAtaccattcttagtatatcttgtGTAAATACGTATAGATTGCATTTGGATGTGTTACAGTCTTATTTGGGTTGTTAATTTATTTCGTTCCGACATTTCTTGATTTCTTGTTGTGGTTTTTGTAatcttttttaaaattattattatttgtgtacttgtttgatattttactgcattgttagaaactagtaacacaagcatttcactgcaccagctataacatctgataaattgtGTATGCGACCATTAAACTTGGATTTGATCTCAGTTATATGAATGGGGCAGGTGCGGTGACAAGACTTACCATATAATTTGAATAAGCATGGTCAAACATCTCAACCACTTGGTTCCTTgaagggaaagaacaagtcagctTAGCTCATTCTCCTTTATCTGAGGAAGTCAGAACTTGTCACACATCTAGCCCAGAACCAGACCATCATTCTCACTCACCTCAGTTTGAGCTTCTCCTCTCGTGACATAGATTGTCCAAGCCTGCATAAGGTGCTCAGCAATAGCAGCAATGAGAACAATAGGGCCGACATTGTTGCGGGGCGAAACCACAACACTGTCCACATAGCTACA
Encoded proteins:
- the LOC118390286 gene encoding ER degradation-enhancing alpha-mannosidase-like protein 3 isoform X1, with the protein product MWTVLWFRPATMSALLFSLLLLLSTLCRLGQSMSREEKLKLRNQVVEMFDHAYSNYMDHAYPADELMPLTCRGRVRGLEPSRGDVDDALGMFSLTLIDTLDTLVLLNKTTEFEAAVRRVLKDVRLDNDVVVSVFETNIRVLGGLLGGHSMAVMLKDAGHYMQWYQDELLHMAKDLGLRLLPAFNTSSGLPYPRVNLKHGVRGPESRTGTETDTCTACAGTIILEFAALSRFTGDPVFEVHARRALNFLWEKRQRNSNLVGTTINIHSGEWVRRDSGVGAGIDSYYEYLLKAYILLGDDLFLQRFNIHYASIMKYISQPPLLLDVHIHKPLLPARTWMDSLLAFFPGLQVLKGDIGPAIETHEMLYQVTKKHNFLPEAFTTDFRVHWAQHPLRPEFAESTYFLYKATKDPYYLEVGRTVLDNLNRFARVPCGFAAMKDVRTGSHEDRMDSFFLAEMFKYLFLLFAEEEDLPFNVEDYIFTTEAHLLPLSLSTAPHAPSPPANSTEQAASLPHLSASVKSLWSEEELDDSNFDWTCPNTRLLFPDPAFPRNLRDPIRSAVDKSCPRPALHREPGMGRPPLRAQDFMANNPDHLELLRRMGVSLIHLKDGRVQLVQHATQAVSAVAAEDGMRFMQEMMELSSQQQKEQLPPRAVQIISHPFFGRVVLTAGPAQFGTDLSKSIPGVRGFVTVAEPYSGCAELSNAAFVQGRIALLQRGQCMFAEKARHIMKAGAIGGIVIDDNEGSSSDTAPLFQMAGDGRNTDDVTLPLLFLFYKEGNILLEALKEYREVEVLLSDKARDRASIFKGKPLPGILLESSGDALEEDQTSPTSATLDRSHVSTVELDESAPELAPDNEEVTPEEDVGPAIKSNPEPEEEPAVDKDSSSKSVNAMMADWREDLEAFQQMEKDEL
- the LOC118390286 gene encoding ER degradation-enhancing alpha-mannosidase-like protein 3 isoform X2: MWTVLWFRPATMSALLFSLLLLLSTLCRLGQSMSREEKLKLRNQVVEMFDHAYSNYMDHAYPADELMPLTCRGRVRGLEPSRGDVDDALGMFSLTLIDTLDTLVLLNKTTEFEAAVRRVLKDVRLDNDVVVSVFETNIRVLGGLLGGHSMAVMLKDAGHYMQWYQDELLHMAKDLGLRLLPAFNTSSGLPYPRVNLKHGVRGPESRTGTETDTCTACAGTIILEFAALSRFTGDPVFEVHARRALNFLWEKRQRNSNLVGTTINIHSGEWVRRDSGVGAGIDSYYEYLLKAYILLGDDLFLQRFNIHYASIMKYISQPPLLLDVHIHKPLLPARTWMDSLLAFFPGLQVLKGDIGPAIETHEMLYQVTKKHNFLPEAFTTDFRVHWAQHPLRPEFAESTYFLYKATKDPYYLEVGRTVLDNLNRFARVPCGFAAMKDVRTGSHEDRMDSFFLAEMFKYLFLLFAEEEDLPFNVEDYIFTTEAHLLPLSLSTAPHAPSPPANSTEQAASLPHLSASVKSLWSEEELDDSNFDWTCPNTRLLFPDPAFPRNLRDPIRSAVDKSCPRPALHREPGMGRPPLRAQDFMANNPDHLELLRRMGVSLIHLKDGRVQLVQHATQAVSAVAAEDGMRFMQEMMELSSQQQKEQLPPRAVQIISHPFFGRVVLTAGPAQFGTDLSKSIPGVRGFVTVAEPYSGCAELSNAAFVQGRIALLQRGQCMFAEKARHIMKAGAIGGIVIDDNEGSSSDTAPLFQMAGDGRNTDDVTLPLLFLFYKEGNILLEALKEYREVEVLLSDKARDRASIFKGGDALEEDQTSPTSATLDRSHVSTVELDESAPELAPDNEEVTPEEDVGPAIKSNPEPEEEPAVDKDSSSKSVNAMMADWREDLEAFQQMEKDEL
- the LOC118390286 gene encoding ER degradation-enhancing alpha-mannosidase-like protein 3 isoform X3, giving the protein MWTVLWFRPATMSALLFSLLLLLSTLCRLGQSMSREEKLKLRNQVVEMFDHAYSNYMDHAYPADELMPLTCRGRVRGLEPSRGDVDDALGMFSLTLIDTLDTLVLLNKTTEFEAAVRRVLKDVRLDNDVVVSVFETNIRVLGGLLGGHSMAVMLKDAGHYMQWYQDELLHMAKDLGLRLLPAFNTSSGLPYPRVNLKHGVRGPESRTGTETDTCTACAGTIILEFAALSRFTGDPVFEVHARRALNFLWEKRQRNSNLVGTTINIHSGEWVRRDSGVGAGIDSYYEYLLKAYILLGDDLFLQRFNIHYASIMKYISQPPLLLDVHIHKPLLPARTWMDSLLAFFPGLQVLKGDIGPAIETHEMLYQVTKKHNFLPEAFTTDFRVHWAQHPLRPEFAESTYFLYKATKDPYYLEVGRTVLDNLNRFARVPCGFAAMKDVRTGSHEDRMDSFFLAEMFKYLFLLFAEEEDLPFNVEDYIFTTEAHLLPLSLSTAPHAPSPPANSTEQAASLPHLSASVKSLWSEEELDDSNFDWTCPNTRLLFPDPAFPRNLRDPIRSAVDKSCPRPALHREPGMGRPPLRAQDFMANNPDHLELLRRMGVSLIHLKDGRVQLVQHATQAVSAVAAEDGMRFMQEMMELSSQQQKEQLPPRAVQIISHPFFGRVVLTAGPAQFGTDLSKSIPGVRGFVTVAEPYSGCAELSNAAFVQGRIALLQRGQCMFAEKARHIMKAGAIGGIVIDDNEGSSSDTAPLFQMAGDGRNTDDVTLPLLFLFYKEGNILLEALKEYREVEVLLSDKARDRGGDALEEDQTSPTSATLDRSHVSTVELDESAPELAPDNEEVTPEEDVGPAIKSNPEPEEEPAVDKDSSSKSVNAMMADWREDLEAFQQMEKDEL